tacaaaattaactGTGGGACTGACaacgagaatatttttttttttgggtctccccctgatttccatcttttgtaatgccATGGTTCCCGTGGGCTCGGTCTTGTtcttatgcagtcgaaaaaatggttgcataattcgttatgcgtctgcagaatgtgttatgcatcgtttttggtgactgcataatggttaagtatcaagttttcaaaaaatttccctaaaatgaggatctcctccgattttttcgttaaaaacaaaaatttgatattcttatttgtactcgttgcgtagctcttttaaaaagttttccaacgatataaaatttgtaaaattctaaggcgcggatttttagatatgttatgtccaagttgcgctgccaattatacccctgaaaaagatagtatgcataacgagttatgcctgaaaggataatatgcataaccagttatgtattgattcttataataatttcatataattatgggtgtcacggtatacaaaattaattgtgggcctgagaacgagaatattatttttttgtgtctccccctaatttccatcttttgtaatgccATGGTTCCCGTGGGCTCGGTCTTGTTTTTTTAGAGCCCAAAACCAAAAAAACAGAAGGCTGATTTTAGGCATACGTAAAACTTTGAGGGCATactaaataaagacaaaaaaaaggttgtaaatagcaaaatcagaagccccttaaccaaatatttttgttAATGGCCAATCTGCCCTTTTAGGATTAGTGTTAATACTAATGATTAGTCAAAATAATtatgattagtgattaataattaGTGATTATTTTTAAGATTATTTAGTTATAAATTTGTGTAGATGAAAATTTTTGAGTAAGGAAAAAAAAGTCAGATTtttttggagaaggagaagggaaaaatgagaaaaaagcttgtatttgattcaatggatgaggagggtacatggtacacttctatcttatgtttaatctcacttttgtagcttaaaatcataaaaaatttgtgtttttcactaaggttcggcgagtctggaatatgttcggcttaatatatcagccgaacccacctggatattgacaactaatgaacaatTCGGCAATCTAAAAGTGTTATTATTGTGAGCCGAACCCACTTTGTAGccctagttcggcttgtttaaaaatgtcataatgaACCGAACCTAATCCTGtatgatctggaagaaaaattatgtgaggttcggcttatattgagaAAATCATAAGCACCGAACCTTTTGGTAGTACATGGTTCGGCTATTTACATAagtattatataagccgaacctgatcaTTTATATTCCTGATAATTGTCGGGGTAATAATTTTGTATTGGTTCGGCAAATAATGTGAATATCGTAATACCGAACCTCTTAAATGTGCTAGgtttatgattatcgaatacgccgaacccctatgcacctctatctgtgactaggttcggcttgaaatttcatgccgaactgttcatatacacttacatgaagcttttgtgaagaacagttcggctaaaaacgcaactcaattttgagccgaacccaacaccgtaaccgtcatttaatcgatgaaaaacagcaaataggaaattgggtttgtaaaacttactttcttatcctcatttccggagttggagatgcagttggttcaatttctggttcaagtggttgattttcagtttctacaccttcattttcaattggttcttcttcttcaattgatggattagaagacgatttggtttgcctagtccctgcttttctttgtacgagtcattatgtagttgagttttaatcgacgatcaaatttttacgaatcgacaattaatcacggtgatgaatttttttttttccgcgGGAGGGGAAGaattcggctagaggaggaagaagaagagatgttaaggaaaactgattttttagaaaactgattttagatttttgtattaagaatatataggtaattgaactacccattgGGTACCTCTTATAAGGTCACGCAAAACGGGACTAttattttgtatgcctagaaagatttacgTATGCCTAAAAACGACCTTCAAAACAAATAGAGTGTGTGGGTTTTCTCTGGTTTTACTGGCAGCTCCAAATTTACTTCCCCCACACCAAAACCCACAGCTTCAAATTTTACCAGATTTGCAAGAATAAGAGATATCTTCATTCAGTCAACTAACATAAGACAGTTAGATTTGATCAGTGATTAATTTTATTTGTTCGTCTCATCCTTGTTACTTTCTTAACTAGTACTAGCATTTAAATCACCACACCTTGCCTATGGTTGTCTTCTGCCACGGCTTTGTACTTGTTTATGTTGGTTTTTATAGTGTATATCTGTCTCTGACTATTGGACCTTGTTAGTGATATCTTTCGAGACCGGTGTTTAATGTATGTCCTTATAGGTATGCTCCGggaattgtaattataattgCCCTTATAGGTATGTCCCGGGAATTACCGATTGTTGTTCGCTAAAGCTTTATCGGTATGTTGGTCATTAGTACTATTTCATTTATCCTGTACGTCTGCTTGGGGATCTGTGATCTTTAGAGCCTTTTATCAATGAATCCTCctttgctaaaaaaaaaaaaacaaaccaccACACCTATCCCACCTGAAAATACAGCCAACTGCCTAGAGTCCTAGACCTCATATATATTCATTCATCTAGAGATGCGCATGAGAAAATTCCCTCTTTTTGGTGCAACATAAAAAGATGTGCAACAGACTCGCAGTCAGTAGCTAGAGATATCTGCCTAGCTGACTCTCTCTCTTCTTTAAGGACTGAATGCCCTTTTTAAATTcaataaaaaatgaaacaaattgGGTGTGAGTTTTCAGCTTCTATCATTGTCAGTCAACTAACATAAGACAAGCTAGATTTGATCAGTGATTTCTCATTTGTTGTTTGTCTTATCCCTATTCTGTACTAGCATTTAAGTCAGCTACACCACCCCACATGATCATAGCCAAAGATGTTGGTTGCCAAGTGCCAACTGCCTGGATCTCATATATACATATTCATTCTTGGGATAACCATGAGAAAATGTGCAGCAGACTTGCAGTCATAAGAGATATCAATCACAGCTAGATGATTTTGTCTCTAGTGTTGACTGTCTTGGATGAAGCCCAGGGTACTTGTTTATCCCTTTTTCATGAGAGTGGTGAGGAGAGAGTATTTTTGGTTGTTACAAGGGTCTACTAGACTTTGCATTCACACCTGAAGGTCCTGGACATGTGGGTTTGAATGAAATTCCTCAACCCCAGTAAGACCAACGTTCTTTTTGTCACCTGCATGCTGGGATATAAAACTTACTCAGTAGAGATCTAGCTATAGAAAGGATGGGAAGAAGATCAGGAAAGTTGGTGATAAAGTAtatagaaaactcaaccaatagAAAAGTAACTTACTCAAAGAGAAAAAAAGGGATTCTTAAGAAAGCTAGAGAACTAACCATTCTCTGCAATGCTCAAGTTTGTGTCATCATGCTTCCTAAAAGTGGCAAAAATGCTGAATATGTCAGTCCCTCCATTACGTAAGTTCATTCATTGATTGACATGATCAGTTTCTCCATTTTGAACACCTTAAACATCTCTTCAcatttctttttttgatttttgaatttttttggttTAGGATGAAGGACTTTCTTGATAGGTACCAAAGGGAGACTAATACTAGTCTATGGGAAGCTCAATATGAGGTTATGATCAGTACTCTCTAATCTCTTTGTTTTTCTATGTTTTCTAGCTACTGACTAGTACTAGTTTGTTTATATGCGTAATAATCATTTGTAATCCGATCGAATCCATAGGCGTTGCAAGAAGAATTGAGAGCACAGCAGGAGATTGGCAGGAGACTTAAGAAAGAGATTAGGTAAATGGTGGATGCATTAATTTTACATGTAATTTTGACCGTTGCTATATGTACTACTTGCTAGTTCATTATGAAATGATGTTTGTTGGGTATTGTGTCCAATAGGCAGAGGACTGGACAAGAAGACGACTTGAGTGAATTTAGCATCGAGGAACTAGGTAGTCTTGAGAAAAATTTGGAAGAGTCTTTGGAAATTGTTCGCGATAGGAAGGTAAATGTAATGCCATAAGATCATCTCCAGTGACACTTTTAGCTGCAATTTGAAAATGCTGATATTCATTTGTGTAGATGTTTTTCTTTAATGTTGTATGCCTCTAGCGGCAGTTCATTTGGTGGAGACTTTGTCTCTTAATACCTCAGTTGTTCTATTTTTACCAATTAGAACATTTATAACATTGGATATACATTTGTTTTTGGCATTTCACTCTAAGCTAACTAGTTTGATCTCTCGTCTGATTAATAGGAGCATGTGTTGACGAGTCGAGCCAATACCCTCACCAGAAAAGTAAGTATACATAATACATAAATTTCCTTCTATTCTCTTGTAGCTttctttcatgtatttttttcttcaattcaaGGACTTGCATCATTTTGCTCCGTTTCGCAGGTTAGATTCCTAGAGGAAACACGCACACATCTCCTACGCCTATATGTAAGTTTCAAactcaataataataatatatatgttCACCAAGAGTTCCAAATTGGTGAATTATATCCTTGTGCAGGATTTAGTACTATATATAACATTGCTTGTGTGGTTGAGTAAAATTTCTAAATTTGTGAATTATATCCTTGTGAGATTGGTCTTAGGCTAAAAAGTGGAGCCCTGCTATCCAGTTCCCGCTGATAATGAAGGATACCATTTTCTTGATTTTGTAAGTATGACTGACTTCACGAACTTTAGCATGAACTCTTAGTAAGACTTCACGGATGACATTGCTTTAAAATCTAATTGAGAATTTCTGTTCTTGTTTGTTTGGTCGACTTAGGCTCACAAAGAGGAACAAGAGTTTTTCTATGCAGTTCCTGGCAATAGCGAACGAAATCAAGGGCCCAACTATGGATCTGTGTCATCGTTAATGAGAAGTGAGTCAATTGATGGGCGCGGTGGTGATTTTAAGAGTTCGGAAATTACATTCCTACAGCTACTACAACCAAGCCACACCAACCTTCATAACGAAGCAGGGGGAGCATACTGGTACAATCAAACCATTGCTTGAGCAGTCCATCAACAATCAAGTACCTGTTGCAGCAATAAAGAACCCTTTTGTAGGCTTTCCTGGTTCAATTCTGGGGTCTAGTACGTAGTGTACATTTCACCTAAGAACCATTTTGTAGGCTTTCACCGTACAAATTTTGGTGAGTGAAAAATATGTAGCAAGAAAGAAATTTTTTGTAGGCTTTTCCGGTTGGATTTTGGTGTCTGGGAGTTAAAAACTAATTTTTCTTTATCTGAAATTTGATCAGTGCGACTCTGATATGACTAGAAATCTCAAGTATTGTTTAAGTTTATCAGTCAATTTTCTTTTTGCATTCCCATTCCAATTGTATTGttttctattctcctttaacattttgTTAAATTCAATGTTCACTTACAGGATATATATAATAACCCGTGTTGCTAGCATAAAACTTACAACCAGCAGATACATATCTCCGTAGCACCAAAGTTAGTAAAGCTTGCAATGGCAAAAATTGCAGCATGTTTGAATGCTAAAAACTGTCCTATTAATGCTCATCAAATATGCCTATCTTCTTGATATACGGGAATGGCTTTTGTCTGGGGTGTAATACCATGCATGGGTTGCAGTGGAGTATTAAAAAataacaaagggaggtgtgggtTTTCAGCTTCTTCTAGGGCTTTATTTACTATCATTTCAGTCAACTAACATAAGACAGCTGGATTCGATCAGTGattgtttcatttgtttttccGTCTCATCCTTATCCTTTGCTTTCCTAACAGGTACTACTAGCATTTAAGTCAGCTAAGCCATCCCACCTGAAATCACAGCAAAAGATGTTAGTCGCATTCCAACTGCCTGGACctcatatttatttattcattcATTCGTCTATTCGTCTTGGGATAAGCAAGAGAAAATTCGCTCTTTTTGGTGCAACAAAAAAAGATGTGCAACAGACTTGCAGTCATTAGAGATATCAATCACAGctagattattttgcttctattcTAGTCTATCTTGAATGAAGCTGGGGTACTTGCCATGCATACATGGGTTTTTCCCCTTATTATATAGTATGAGAGTGATCAGGAGAGACTAGTTTGGTTGTTGCAGCATTCACACCTGAACCACTTGCAAACTGAGTATTAAATGGTGTGGTTGTGAGTTTGAATGAAATTCCATAACTCCTTAAAACCAACATTCCTTTTGTCACCTGCTGGGATATATACATAATATATACTGGCAAACTCGCTCAATAGAGATCTAGCTATAGAAAAGATGGGTAGAGGAAAGATAGAGATTAAGTATATAAAAAACCCATTAAACAGACAAATAACTTACTCCAAGAGAAAGTCAGGGATTCTTAAGAAAGCTAATGAACTAACCATTCTCTGTAATGCTCAAGTTTGTCTCATCATGTTTTCTAAAAGTGGAAAAATTGCTGAATATGTCAGTCCTGCTACTACGTAAGCTCCTTGATTCATTCATTCACATAATAGTAAGTTTTTATATTAAGAAC
This portion of the Papaver somniferum cultivar HN1 chromosome 11, ASM357369v1, whole genome shotgun sequence genome encodes:
- the LOC113323965 gene encoding MADS-box transcription factor 16-like; this translates as MGRRSGKLVIKYIENSTNRKVTYSKRKKGILKKARELTILCNAQVCVIMLPKSGKNAEYVSPSITMKDFLDRYQRETNTSLWEAQYEALQEELRAQQEIGRRLKKEIRQRTGQEDDLSEFSIEELGSLEKNLEESLEIVRDRKAHKEEQEFFYAVPGNSERNQGPNYGSVSSLMRSESIDGRGGDFKSSEITFLQLLQPSHTNLHNEAGGAYWYNQTIA